The following are encoded in a window of Paracoccus seriniphilus genomic DNA:
- a CDS encoding sarcosine oxidase subunit delta has protein sequence MLLISCPNCGERSEGEFTYGGPVQAPRPNPLETSDEDWVDYLTTVPNPLGPVQEYWWHAAGCGRWLSLWRDTRTHDIVEPPHGL, from the coding sequence ATGCTACTCATATCCTGCCCCAATTGCGGCGAACGCAGCGAAGGCGAATTCACTTATGGGGGGCCGGTCCAGGCGCCGCGTCCCAACCCTCTTGAGACCAGCGACGAGGATTGGGTCGACTATCTGACGACAGTACCCAATCCGCTTGGCCCGGTACAGGAATATTGGTGGCACGCCGCGGGATGCGGACGCTGGCTCAGCCTTTGGCGCGACACCAGAACCCATGACATCGTGGAGCCCCCCCATGGCCTATGA